A window of Mangifera indica cultivar Alphonso chromosome 13, CATAS_Mindica_2.1, whole genome shotgun sequence contains these coding sequences:
- the LOC123193873 gene encoding protein FATTY ACID EXPORT 1, chloroplastic-like: MAATSSQLSSFAAIHSKFYLQQRSLLYPSFRPQKSWVVMSVDGRGANTPSSEIKTTLSYTADKSKPYVDGTAESYPTVEEHTAGVGVDERVQENGVSQQSRGAKIHDFCFGIPYGGLVLGGGLIGLIFSRNPATFRNVIIGGALLTLSTFSLKTWRKGKSSLPHILGQAVLSAILFWKNYETYALTRKLIPTAFYAALSAAMLFFYSYVVISGGNPPPKKKSPAVS, encoded by the exons ATGGCAGCCACAAGCTCTCAGCTTTCCTCTTTCGCTGCGATCCACTCCAAATTTTACCTTCAACAACGGTCTCTTTTGTATCCAAGTTTTCGTCCTCAAAAG TCATGGGTTGTAATGAGCGTTGATGGGAGAGGAGCGAATACACCAAGTTCAGAGATTAAAACCACCCTAAGTTATACAGCTGACAAATCAAAACCGTATGTTGACGGAACAGCAGAGTCATATCCAACTGTTGAAGAACATACTGCTGGGGTAGGGGTGGATGAACGGGTACAGGAAAATGGTGTATCGCAACAGAGTAGGGGAGCAAAAATCCATGATTTCTGTTTTGGAATTCCTTATG GTGGTCTTGTTCTAGGTGGGGGCCTTATTGGTCTTATATTCTCAAGAAATCCTGCAACATTTAGAAATGTCATAATTGGAGGGGCTTTGCTAACTCTCAGCACTTTCAGCTTAAAGACCTGGAGGAAAGGAAAATCAAGTTTACCACACATATTGGGACAAGCAG TGCTCTCAGCAATCCTTTTCTGGAAGAACTATGAGACCTATGCATTG ACAAGGAAGCTAATTCCAACTGCTTTTTATGCTGCCCTTAG TGCTGctatgttatttttctattcatATGTGGTGATTTCTGGAGGAAATCCACCACCAAAGAAGAAGTCACCTGCTGTTTCGTGA
- the LOC123194873 gene encoding protein PHOSPHATE STARVATION RESPONSE 3-like isoform X2 — translation MQTPAQNMNTLKSSAGICSWPTNLLSPNFWPNSLLEIPMTQTQQFNLNPASPTHIQTPGNLMLCNNLHVSASLPTSGIDQEQTSAPPFLPWPPILSNNPQQTFAVDPPSCDPPLGGHAIIRFDQENLENSMDFFGIPGEIFDRVSQGLDYGKNGLTFTQRQQLQKISEALGISSDDKVESLRVVDDIQKACPQVSAVPVPELNYNRRIGFSVNQADGYKLQSNPQLPEAAAAQKQRMRWGTELHELFVDAVDKLGGPDSAAPKAIVTLMNVKGLSIDHVKSHLQKYRLLKKAQQLKHDRRASNSEGKTKASATKDIGSQLNRYVELETMRSQIEVQKLLHEQLKIQKEMQIRIEMQGEQLRKIMEEQQKASSCLFPINGSFSLINSTTGFAQSIPFSSTGTSAANEPQPSTNQKRPRKE, via the exons ATGCAAACTCCAGCCCAGAATATGAATACTCTTAAGTCTTCAGCAGGCATATGTTCATGGCCAACAAACTTATTATCTCCTAATTTTTGGCCAAATTCCCTCCTTGAAATACCCATGACTCAAACCCAACAGTTCAACCTAAATCCAGCGTCTCCCACCCACATTCAGACTCCGGGAAACCTTATGTTATGTAACAATTTACATGTATCAGCATCATTGCCAACTTCTGGGATCGATCAGGAGCAAACTAGTGCTCCACCCTTCCTTCCATGGCCACCCATATTAAGTAACAATCCACAGCAAACTTTTGCTGTGGATCCTCCCAGCTGCGATCCACCACTTGGAGGACATGCAATCATCAGATTTGACCAAGAAAACCTTGAGAACTCGATGGACTTCTTTGGTATCCCAGGTGAAATTTTTGATAGAGTGTCTCAGGGTTTGGATTATGGTAAGAATGGTCTGACTTTTACTCAAAGACAGCAGCTGCAGAAAATATCAGAAGCGCTTGGCATTTCTAGTGATGATAAGGTTGAAAGTCTCAGGGTTGTTGAT GATATACAAAAAGCATGTCCACAAGTTTCAGCTGTCCCAGTTCCTGAGTTGAACTACAACAGAAGAATTGGTTTTTCAGTAAATCAGGCAGACGGCTATAAGCTTCAGTCAAACCCTCAACTTCCTGAGGCTGCAGCGGCCCAAAAGCAAAGGATGAGATGGGGTACTGAGCTCCATGAACTTTTTGTAGATGCGGTTGACAAACTTGGCGGCCCTGACA GTGCAGCTCCAAAGGCCATAGTAACGTTAATGAATGTTAAAGGTCTAAGCATCGACCATGTGAAGAGCCATTTGCAG AAATATCGTCTTCTCAAGAAAGCGCAGCAGCTGAAACATG ACAGACGGGCTTCAAACTCAGAAGGAAAGACGAAGGCTTCAGCCACCAAGGATATTGGTTCACAACTAAACAG GTACGTGGAACTAGAAACAATGCGTTCGCAAATTGAGGTTCAGAAACTGCTACATGAACAGCTCAAG ATACAAAAGGAGATGCAGATACGAATAGAGATGCAAGGTGAGCAGTTGAGAAAGATTATGGAAGAACAACAGAAAGCCAGCAGCTGCTTGTTCCCCATCAATGGTTCATTTTCATTGATCAATTCAACGACAGGATTTGCTCAGTCAATTCCATTTTCCTCTACTGGTACCTCTGCTGCTAATGAACCTCAACCATCAACAAATCAGAAACGACCACGGAAAGAATAG
- the LOC123194873 gene encoding protein PHOSPHATE STARVATION RESPONSE 3-like isoform X1, whose amino-acid sequence MQTPAQNMNTLKSSAGICSWPTNLLSPNFWPNSLLEIPMTQTQQFNLNPASPTHIQTPGNLMLCNNLHVSASLPTSGIDQEQTSAPPFLPWPPILSNNPQQTFAVDPPSCDPPLGGHAIIRFDQENLENSMDFFGIPGEIFDRVSQGLDYGKNGLTFTQRQQLQKISEALGISSDDKVESLRVVDDIQKACPQVSAVPVPELNYNRRIGFSVNQADGYKLQSNPQLPEAAAAQKQRMRWGTELHELFVDAVDKLGGPDSAAPKAIVTLMNVKGLSIDHVKSHLQKYRLLKKAQQLKHDRRASNSEGKTKASATKDIGSQLNSRYVELETMRSQIEVQKLLHEQLKIQKEMQIRIEMQGEQLRKIMEEQQKASSCLFPINGSFSLINSTTGFAQSIPFSSTGTSAANEPQPSTNQKRPRKE is encoded by the exons ATGCAAACTCCAGCCCAGAATATGAATACTCTTAAGTCTTCAGCAGGCATATGTTCATGGCCAACAAACTTATTATCTCCTAATTTTTGGCCAAATTCCCTCCTTGAAATACCCATGACTCAAACCCAACAGTTCAACCTAAATCCAGCGTCTCCCACCCACATTCAGACTCCGGGAAACCTTATGTTATGTAACAATTTACATGTATCAGCATCATTGCCAACTTCTGGGATCGATCAGGAGCAAACTAGTGCTCCACCCTTCCTTCCATGGCCACCCATATTAAGTAACAATCCACAGCAAACTTTTGCTGTGGATCCTCCCAGCTGCGATCCACCACTTGGAGGACATGCAATCATCAGATTTGACCAAGAAAACCTTGAGAACTCGATGGACTTCTTTGGTATCCCAGGTGAAATTTTTGATAGAGTGTCTCAGGGTTTGGATTATGGTAAGAATGGTCTGACTTTTACTCAAAGACAGCAGCTGCAGAAAATATCAGAAGCGCTTGGCATTTCTAGTGATGATAAGGTTGAAAGTCTCAGGGTTGTTGAT GATATACAAAAAGCATGTCCACAAGTTTCAGCTGTCCCAGTTCCTGAGTTGAACTACAACAGAAGAATTGGTTTTTCAGTAAATCAGGCAGACGGCTATAAGCTTCAGTCAAACCCTCAACTTCCTGAGGCTGCAGCGGCCCAAAAGCAAAGGATGAGATGGGGTACTGAGCTCCATGAACTTTTTGTAGATGCGGTTGACAAACTTGGCGGCCCTGACA GTGCAGCTCCAAAGGCCATAGTAACGTTAATGAATGTTAAAGGTCTAAGCATCGACCATGTGAAGAGCCATTTGCAG AAATATCGTCTTCTCAAGAAAGCGCAGCAGCTGAAACATG ACAGACGGGCTTCAAACTCAGAAGGAAAGACGAAGGCTTCAGCCACCAAGGATATTGGTTCACAACTAAACAG CAGGTACGTGGAACTAGAAACAATGCGTTCGCAAATTGAGGTTCAGAAACTGCTACATGAACAGCTCAAG ATACAAAAGGAGATGCAGATACGAATAGAGATGCAAGGTGAGCAGTTGAGAAAGATTATGGAAGAACAACAGAAAGCCAGCAGCTGCTTGTTCCCCATCAATGGTTCATTTTCATTGATCAATTCAACGACAGGATTTGCTCAGTCAATTCCATTTTCCTCTACTGGTACCTCTGCTGCTAATGAACCTCAACCATCAACAAATCAGAAACGACCACGGAAAGAATAG
- the LOC123194873 gene encoding protein PHOSPHATE STARVATION RESPONSE 3-like isoform X3: MQTPAQNMNTLKSSAGICSWPTNLLSPNFWPNSLLEIPMTQTQQFNLNPASPTHIQTPGNLMLCNNLHVSASLPTSGIDQEQTSAPPFLPWPPILSNNPQQTFAVDPPSCDPPLGGHAIIRFDQENLENSMDFFGIPGEIFDRVSQGLDYGKNGLTFTQRQQLQKISEALGISSDDKDIQKACPQVSAVPVPELNYNRRIGFSVNQADGYKLQSNPQLPEAAAAQKQRMRWGTELHELFVDAVDKLGGPDSAAPKAIVTLMNVKGLSIDHVKSHLQKYRLLKKAQQLKHDRRASNSEGKTKASATKDIGSQLNSRYVELETMRSQIEVQKLLHEQLKIQKEMQIRIEMQGEQLRKIMEEQQKASSCLFPINGSFSLINSTTGFAQSIPFSSTGTSAANEPQPSTNQKRPRKE, translated from the exons ATGCAAACTCCAGCCCAGAATATGAATACTCTTAAGTCTTCAGCAGGCATATGTTCATGGCCAACAAACTTATTATCTCCTAATTTTTGGCCAAATTCCCTCCTTGAAATACCCATGACTCAAACCCAACAGTTCAACCTAAATCCAGCGTCTCCCACCCACATTCAGACTCCGGGAAACCTTATGTTATGTAACAATTTACATGTATCAGCATCATTGCCAACTTCTGGGATCGATCAGGAGCAAACTAGTGCTCCACCCTTCCTTCCATGGCCACCCATATTAAGTAACAATCCACAGCAAACTTTTGCTGTGGATCCTCCCAGCTGCGATCCACCACTTGGAGGACATGCAATCATCAGATTTGACCAAGAAAACCTTGAGAACTCGATGGACTTCTTTGGTATCCCAGGTGAAATTTTTGATAGAGTGTCTCAGGGTTTGGATTATGGTAAGAATGGTCTGACTTTTACTCAAAGACAGCAGCTGCAGAAAATATCAGAAGCGCTTGGCATTTCTAGTGATGATAAG GATATACAAAAAGCATGTCCACAAGTTTCAGCTGTCCCAGTTCCTGAGTTGAACTACAACAGAAGAATTGGTTTTTCAGTAAATCAGGCAGACGGCTATAAGCTTCAGTCAAACCCTCAACTTCCTGAGGCTGCAGCGGCCCAAAAGCAAAGGATGAGATGGGGTACTGAGCTCCATGAACTTTTTGTAGATGCGGTTGACAAACTTGGCGGCCCTGACA GTGCAGCTCCAAAGGCCATAGTAACGTTAATGAATGTTAAAGGTCTAAGCATCGACCATGTGAAGAGCCATTTGCAG AAATATCGTCTTCTCAAGAAAGCGCAGCAGCTGAAACATG ACAGACGGGCTTCAAACTCAGAAGGAAAGACGAAGGCTTCAGCCACCAAGGATATTGGTTCACAACTAAACAG CAGGTACGTGGAACTAGAAACAATGCGTTCGCAAATTGAGGTTCAGAAACTGCTACATGAACAGCTCAAG ATACAAAAGGAGATGCAGATACGAATAGAGATGCAAGGTGAGCAGTTGAGAAAGATTATGGAAGAACAACAGAAAGCCAGCAGCTGCTTGTTCCCCATCAATGGTTCATTTTCATTGATCAATTCAACGACAGGATTTGCTCAGTCAATTCCATTTTCCTCTACTGGTACCTCTGCTGCTAATGAACCTCAACCATCAACAAATCAGAAACGACCACGGAAAGAATAG
- the LOC123194872 gene encoding protein REPRESSOR OF SILENCING 3 has translation MEPKEEVKTRIYVGGLGDKVTSDDLMKIFSSLGDVKAVDIIRTKGRSFGYIDFFPSSDKSLSKLFSTYNGCAWKGGRLRLEKAKEHYLARFNREWAEDSQLASTAPTESDVPDKVTVSLEKSKKVVDSAKNLHIFFPRLRKVKALPFSGTGKHKYSFQRVEALPLPRYFCDCEEHSVPSCPAKGNQMQNQTEKEVEMHGLEGESSGVNEEELKIMNSVMNKLFERENVSKAASHETGPADNGHGSIKLIEDLQFSENEEDADNIVINAVSRGNNKISLSQCQEKSTTLPVNQKSTFSEKGNSKGKPAQSVPESGKNPNKKRKSLFSEESTKDELVSNNPGGGMNLQTPLGAEPAGTKSSFKQSTANRSWSQKLSWRALVGDKDSSAFNVSSLLPVVSSTKEADNAVESIDVLQFDENETDEDNLIINVVSKKNNREKLSRNQEQASKLTVIRDTQKSTSNGLQTSEDRQVQSVIKAQNNSTPFCKKNKKSLNSVESDVHEMVSTIPEASGTVQTHTNVPSNPSEAQPTEPESGVKQSNPNPSESQKYSCGELVEHEDKDVFTVSNMLRNIYTFEQPISDAPIVPESTDSENNITRYENLEGKLDDKAIVEVLDGRPSEINESTSKSGKGSSWFQKSPWTQLVTENNNSFSITQISPGITFGNHELTKPQEVANTVKNTDGMGNHIVNADKSESSKSGSTTVDYRKERGNASNLLEKSQQTVVGNNEASASIDEYNNHSIQNQMPKEDVSISETCLFMRSAASLKEWAKTKAALSGLHKRKSNGK, from the exons ATGGAACCCAAAGAAGAAGTTAAAACGAGAATATACGTGGGAGGACTGGGAGACAAAGTGACAAGCGATGATCTGATGAAGATTTTCTCATCTTTGGGAGATGTTAAAGCAGTGGACATTATCAGAACCAAAGGCCGCAGCTTTGGATACATCGACTTTTTCCCCTCCTCCGATAAATCGCTTTCAAAGCTCTTCAGCACG TATAATGGTTGTGCGTGGAAGGGAGGGAGGTTGAGGCTGGAGAAGGCTAAAGAGCATTATCTTGCTCGGTTCAATCGGGAGTGGGCTGAAGATTCTCAACTTGCGAGTACTGCACCCACTGAATCTGATGTCCCTGATAAAGTTACTGTATCTTTAGAGAAGAGCAAAAAAGTTGTTGATTCAGCAAAGAATCTACACATTTTCTTCCCCAGATTGAGAAAA GTGAAAGCATTGCCATTTAGTGGAACGGGGAAGCACAAATACAGTTTTCAACGTGTTGAAGCTCTGCCATTACCAAGGTATTTCTGTGATTGTGAAGAACATTCTGTTCCTTCTTGTCCTGCAAAAGGGAATCAAATgcaaaatcaaactgaaaaagaGGTAGAAATGCATGGTCTGGAAGGAGAGAGTAGTGGAGTGAATGAGGAAGAgcttaaaataatgaattcaGTGATGAACAAGCTCTTTGAGAGGGAAAATGTCTCTAAGGCTGCATCTCACGAGACTGGGCCTGCCGACAATGGACATGGTTCTATCAAATTGATTGAGGATCTGCAATTTAGTGAGAATGAAGAAGATGCAGATAACATTGTAATTAATGCAGTATCTAGGGGAAACAACAAAATATCCTTATCACAGTGCCAGGAAAAATCTACTACCTTGCCAGTTAATCAG AAATCAACATTCAGTGAGAAGGGAAATTCTAAAGGTAAACCAGCTCAGAGTGTGCCTGAATCAGGGAAAAACCCTAACAAAAAGAGGAAATCACTTTTCAGTGAAGAAAGCACAAAAGATGAATTAGTGTCTAATAACCCTGGAGGTGGCATGAATTTGCAAACACCATTGGGAGCTGAACCTGCTGGAACAAAATCAAGTTTCAAGCAATCAACTGCCAACCGTTCATGGTCCCAAAAGTTATCTTGGAGAGCACTTGTTGGAGATAAGGATAGTAGTGCATTCAATGTCTCCAGTCTACTGCCAGTTGTTTCTTCTACCAAGGAAGCAGACAATGCTGTTGAATCAATTGATGTTCTGCAGTTTGATGAGAATGAAACAGATGAAGATAATCTTATAATTAATGTGGTGTCCAAGAAAAACAACAGAGAGAAGTTGTCAAGGAACCAAGAACAGGCCTCGAAGTTGACAGTGATTCGG GATACCCAGAAATCAACATCAAATGGATTACAAACATCTGAAGATAGACAAGTTCAGAGTGTGATTAAGGCCCAAAATAATAGTACTCCATTTtgtaaaaagaataagaaatcTCTTAACAGTGTAGAAAGTGATGTACATGAAATGGTGTCTACTATACCAGAGGCCAGTGGCACTGTGCAAACTCATACAAATGTGCCAAGTAATCCTTCAGAAGCTCAACCAACTGAACCAGAATCAGGTGTCAAACAATCAAATCCTAATCCTTCAGAGTCACAAAAGTATTCATGCGGAGAACTTGTTGAACATGAGGACAAAGATGTATTTACTGTCTCAAATATGTTAAGAAACATTTATACCTTTGAACAACCGATATCTGATGCTCCAATTGTTCCTGAATCCACTGACAGTGAGAACAATATCACAAGGTATGAGAACTTGGAAGGGAAATTGGATGATAAGGCAATAGTGGAGGTTCTTGATGGTCGACCTTCTGAAATCAATGAATCTACAAGTAAATCAGGCAAAGGTTCATCATGGTTTCAGAAATCCCCATGGACGCAATTGGTTACTGAGAATAACAATTCATTCAGCATCACACAAATTTCTCCAGGTATTACATTTGGAAATCATGAACTGACCAAACCCCAGGAGGTTGCAAATACAGTGAAAAACACTGACGGCATGGGCAACCATATAGTAAACGCAGATAAAAGTGAATCTTCTAAAAGTGGTTCAACCACAGTGGACTACAGGAAAGAAAGGGGCAATGCATCAAATCTTCTGGAAAAGAGCCAACAGACTGTGGTTGGCAACAATGAAGCTTCTGCCTCTATAGATGAGTATAACAACCATTCAATACAAAACCAAATGCCTAAAGAAGATGTTAGCATTAGTGAAACTTGCTTGTTTATGAGAAGTGCTGCTTCGCTAAAAGAATGGGCAAAAACTAAAGCAGCTTTAAGTGGATTACACAAGAGAAAAAGCAATGGGAAGTAG